The DNA segment TCGGGAGTATGCCGAACAGTCAGGCCAGCCTTTCGGGGGCCGCTCAGGAAGCTCCCGCCAGCAAGGTTTGACACCCTCTATAACCAGTGCTACTATTCCCAGCCGGAAGTGAACGTGCCTGCGCGGCCTCTTCCGCACCCAGATGGGACAGCTTTGCCTTCGCTCCAGCCACCCTAGCTCAACTGGTAGAGCACCCGATTTGTAATCGGAAGGTTGTCGGTTCGATTCCGATGGGTGGCTCCACAGTTTCATCGTCAGTTACAGTCGGCGGTGAAACCATGACAACTGCGGGTAGGTGGCCGAGTGGTTAAAGGCGACAGACTGTAAATCTGTTCACGTAAGTGTACGGCGGTTCGAATCCGCCCCTGCCCACCAGCGCTTTACCTCCTCTCATCCTGCGGGAATAGCTCAGTTGGTAGAGCGTCAGCTTCCCAAGCTGAATGTCGCGAGTTCAAGTCTCGTTTCCCGCTTATCCTTTTTCGCCCCCTCTCAGACGCGCTTCTGTAGCTCAGTGGTAGAGCACTCCCTTGGTAAGGGAGAGGTCATCAGTTCGAACCTGATCAGAAGCTCCAGCAATCTTTACCAGAGTTCCACGGTTTCATGGAATCGGCCTGCATGTTTTTCGTGTGGGCCGCTTCTGATGACTCCCGCCGCAAAAACGTGAGGCAGGTCTTGGCGCGGGTCAGGTAGGCGGGTACACTGTTCAGGCTTGCCCGCCGTTGAATTTAACAGCAGGGCAGTCTTCACCTCAAGCCCCCATTCAGTCTTTTTCAGGAGGACATCAACATGGCAAAAGGCACTTTTTCGCGCAGCAAGCCGCACGTGAACATCGGCACCATCGGTCACGTCGATCACGGCAAGACCACCCTGACCGCCGCCATCACCTTCACGGCAGCCGCGATGGACCCCACCATCGAAACGATGGACTACAGCCAGATCGACAAGGCCCCCGAAGAAAAGGCCCGTGGCATCACCATCAACACCTCCCACGTCGAGTACCAGACCGCCACCCGCCACTACAGCCACGTCGACTGCCCCGGCCACGCCGACTACATCAAGAACATGATCACCGGCGCAGCGCAGATGGACGGCGCGATCCTGGTCGTCAGCTCCGCTGACGGCCCCATGCCCCAGACCCGCGAACACATCCTGCTGGGCCGCCAGGTGGGCATCCCCTACATGGTTGTCTTCATGAACAAGGTGGACATGGTCGACGACGAAGAGTTGCTCGAACTCGTGGAAATGGAAGTCCGTGAACTCCTGAGCAAGTACGAGTTCCCCGGCGACGATCTGCCCGTGGTCAAGGGCAGCGCCCTCCAGGCACTGGAAGTTCTCCAGAAGAACCCCAAGACCCCCCGTGGTGAAGACAAGTGGGTCGACGGCATCTGGGAACTTCTGGACGCCGTGGACAGCTACATCCCCACCCCCGAGCGCGACACCGACAAGGCGTTCCTGATGCCCGTCGAAGACGTCTTCACCATCACCGGACGCGGCACCGTCGCCACCGGACGTATCGAGCGCGGCATCGTCAAGATCCAGGATGAAGTCGAGATCGTGGGTCTGCGCGACACCAAGAAGACCACCGTGACCGGCGTGGAAATGCACCGCAAGCTGTTGGATTCCGGCATGGCCGGCGACAACGTGGGCGTGTTGCTGCGCGGCGTCGCTCGCGACGACGTGGAGCGCGGCCAGGTGCTCTCGAAGCCCGGCAGCATCAAGCCCCACACCAAGTTCGAAGCCAGCACCTACGTGCTGTCCAAGGACGAGGGTGGACGCCACAGCGCGTTCTTCGGCGGCTACCGTCCCCAGTTCTACTTCCGCACCACGGACGTGACCGGTGTGGTGGAACTGCCCGAAGGCGTGGAAATGGTCATGCCCGGCGACAACATCACCTTCATCGTGGAACTGATCAAGCCGATCGCCATGGAAGAAGGACTGCGCTTCGCCATCCGTGAAGGTGGCCGCACCGTCGGCGCAGGCGTCGTGACCAAAGTCATCGAATAAGCTTTGAAACTAGAAAGAGGAGGCTCTCGGGCTTCCTCTTTTTTTGTTGCACCAATGCGGTGCGCTAGCCTGACCGCATGGCAAAACAGTTTGCGGCCATCAGCCCAGAGCATCAGGCCTTCGTCGAGAGGCAGCCGATCTTCTTCGTAGGCACGGCGGCGGCGGACGGGCGGGTCAACGTGTCGCCCAAGGGAATGGACAGCCTGCGGGTGGTGGGGCCGAACCGGGTGATGTGGCTGAACGTGACGGGCAGCGGCAACGAGACTGCCGCGCACCTGCTCCAGCTTCCGCGCATGACGCTGATGTTCTGTGCCTTTGAAGGTGCGCCGCTGATCCTGCGACTGTACGGCACGGCCCGCATGGTCCAGCCGGATCAGGCCGAGTGGGCAGACCTTTACGCCCAGTTTCCACCGCTGCCTGCCGCGCGCCAGATCTATCTGCTGGACGTCAATCTGGTACAGACCTCCTGCGGAATGGCGGTGCCCCTGATGGACTTGCGCGAGGGACGCGAAAACCTGAACGAGGTTCACCACAAACTGAGTGACGGGCAACTGGACGACTACAGGCAGCGCAAGAACGCCCAGAGCATCGACGGATTTCCAACGGGACTGCCTGAATCCGCCGAAGCCTTACTTTCCTAATTCTCCAGAAACGGCGGTGGACAGTCCGCCCGTCACGGTTTATACTCGTGGGTGTTGCCCGCCACCCCGGCGGGCTTTTACCAGCGAATGATCCTGCCGCCATCAGAATGATTGTGGGCAGGCGCTGGGAGCAGAATTCCCCTTTATGGGGTGGCTGCGAAAGGAGCGACCAACATGGCGAAAGACGGACCCCGCATTATCGTGAAGATGGAAAGCACCGCCGGCACGGGCTTTTACTACACCACCACCAAGAATCGCCGCAACACGCAGGCCAAGCTGGAACTGCGCAAGTATGACCCCATGGCAAAAAAGCATGTGGTCTTCAAGGAGAAGAAGGTCTGATTCCGGTTTTCTCCAGGCGGCCTGTGCTGGCCCGGAGACGCCGTTTCAGTCCCCTTCCTCTTCCGCAGGTGAATGCATGAATCTGATTCAGTACTTCCAGGACTCGCGCGCCGAACTGGCCCGTGTGTCGTGGCCGACGCGCCAGCAGGTGTTTGAAGGCACGCAGGCCGTGCTGATCTTCGTCGTGGCCCTGTCCATCATCGTGTGGGTGCTGGACCTGGTGTTCAGCAACTTGATCCGATTGGTGCTGCCATGAGCATCGAATGGTACGCCGTCCACACCTACGTGGGTCAGGAAGACCGCGTGGAACAGCACCTGATGGACCGGGCGGGCAAATTGGGAATGCGCGGCACCAAGATCTTCCAGGTGCTGCAACCCAGTGAGAAAGCGGTGGAACTGCGCGACGGCGGCAAGAAGGAAACCGTAGAGCGCAAGCTGTTTCCCGGCTACGTCTTCGTGCAGATGGACGTGGAAGACGACGATACGCCCGG comes from the Deinococcus sp. AJ005 genome and includes:
- the tuf gene encoding elongation factor Tu codes for the protein MAKGTFSRSKPHVNIGTIGHVDHGKTTLTAAITFTAAAMDPTIETMDYSQIDKAPEEKARGITINTSHVEYQTATRHYSHVDCPGHADYIKNMITGAAQMDGAILVVSSADGPMPQTREHILLGRQVGIPYMVVFMNKVDMVDDEELLELVEMEVRELLSKYEFPGDDLPVVKGSALQALEVLQKNPKTPRGEDKWVDGIWELLDAVDSYIPTPERDTDKAFLMPVEDVFTITGRGTVATGRIERGIVKIQDEVEIVGLRDTKKTTVTGVEMHRKLLDSGMAGDNVGVLLRGVARDDVERGQVLSKPGSIKPHTKFEASTYVLSKDEGGRHSAFFGGYRPQFYFRTTDVTGVVELPEGVEMVMPGDNITFIVELIKPIAMEEGLRFAIREGGRTVGAGVVTKVIE
- a CDS encoding pyridoxamine 5'-phosphate oxidase family protein, producing the protein MAKQFAAISPEHQAFVERQPIFFVGTAAADGRVNVSPKGMDSLRVVGPNRVMWLNVTGSGNETAAHLLQLPRMTLMFCAFEGAPLILRLYGTARMVQPDQAEWADLYAQFPPLPAARQIYLLDVNLVQTSCGMAVPLMDLREGRENLNEVHHKLSDGQLDDYRQRKNAQSIDGFPTGLPESAEALLS
- the rpmG gene encoding 50S ribosomal protein L33 — encoded protein: MAKDGPRIIVKMESTAGTGFYYTTTKNRRNTQAKLELRKYDPMAKKHVVFKEKKV
- the secE gene encoding preprotein translocase subunit SecE; the encoded protein is MNLIQYFQDSRAELARVSWPTRQQVFEGTQAVLIFVVALSIIVWVLDLVFSNLIRLVLP